In one Salvelinus fontinalis isolate EN_2023a unplaced genomic scaffold, ASM2944872v1 scaffold_0032, whole genome shotgun sequence genomic region, the following are encoded:
- the map6d1 gene encoding microtubule-associated protein 6 homolog — MAWPCISRVCCLARFWNQFDKSDLSLPLTIQNYSDIADQEVRSVTRQVPTDRVLTHNYSTPGHRGSPQTPGDPPGTRRSLRGRREANFKPREDYHRPGVPFSSVTQYKQDYKAWPIPKKENFPWISNCGKGGNVGSDSPVNSYPNASQTRGEREELGMRWGEQGTGTAKSSYRQEYRPWTGARPAKTTRKQRPPAPYASPRSGVSHLPNETSYQAAYSGAGEAFRHTELHQRDHNTSTAGLPTTTSISTVPKTTVTLLQPSSTTTTPITSTGLQQSSLPERPNLSIGTMGEEQLVRTKLSPNPSAVFQSRSRIFNI, encoded by the exons ATGGCTTGGCCGTGCATAAGCAGAGTGTGCTGTCTGGCTCGGTTTTGGAACCAGTTTGATAAATCCGATCTTTCATTGCCACTGACCATCCAGAATTACTCAGACATCGCCGACCAAGAGGTGCGATCCGTCACCAGGCAGGTACCGACGGACCGGGTTCTGACGCACAACTATTCTACTCCGGGCCACCGCGGATCCCCCCAGACACCGGGAGATCCCCCGGGCACCCGGAGATCATTGAGAGGCCGGAGGGAAGCCAACTTCAAACCCCGGGAGGACTACCACCGACCCGGCGTGCCGTTCTCGAGTGTTACCCAGTACAAGCAGGATTACAAAGCCTGGCCTATTCCGAAGAAGGAGAATTTCCCCTGGATTAGCAATTGTGGGAAAGGGGGCAACGTTGGTTCGGATAGCCCAGTAAACAGTTACCCCAATGCGAGCCagacgaggggggagagagaggagctgggcaTGAGGTGGGGGGAACAGGGGACGGGAACAGCTAAAAGCTCTTACAG ACAGGAGTACCGGCCTTGGACGGGGGCAAGACCAGCCAAGACCACTAGGAAACAACGCCCCCCTGCCCCGTACGCCAGCCCCCGGTCGGGGGTCTCTCACCTCCCTAATGAGACCAGCTACCAGGCCGCCTACAGCGGAGCCGGGGAGGCATTCAGACACACAGAGCTTCACCAGAGGGACCATAATACCTCCACCGCTGGGCTGCCAACCACCACCTCCATCTCCACTGTCCCCAAGACCACTGTAACCCTACTCCAGCcttcctccaccactaccacccctaTCACCAGCACCGGCCTCCAGCAGAGCAGCCTGCCAGAGAGACCCAACCTCAGTATAGGGACCATGGGAGAg